A genome region from Micromonospora inyonensis includes the following:
- a CDS encoding MFS transporter codes for MLIESAPPAVPDRLLSAPLRAMTVGSVALISLLAFEALAVGTAMPTVTRSLDGLALYALAFGGPFASGVLAMVLSGIWCDARGPRLPMWHGFVWFVTGLLLAGTAPAMGVLVVGRVVQGFGSGLLSVALYVIVGRVYPESLHRRIFAVFAAAWVVPSLVGPALAGLVVEHLGWRWVFLAVPAVAVPAVLLVHPGLRAVGVPVGSRPPRDAGARIGWACGAAASAALLHYGGQQRGPLAVGLVVAALVALAGCAPRLLPAGVLRAGRGLPTVVGLRGLASAAFVGAEVVMPLLLSRERGLSPTAAGVALTVGAVSWSVGSWLQGRLPEPPSRATLPRAGLVCIAAGIAGFALAVWPAVPVPVALLGWSLAGLGMGLVYPSLSVLTLELSDPGEQGRNSSSLQLGDALCAAAVLALTGALLAASSGPDPATYLVALVVSAGLALLGALIAGRVVPAAG; via the coding sequence ATGCTCATCGAATCCGCGCCGCCCGCCGTGCCGGATCGGCTGCTCTCCGCGCCCCTGCGGGCGATGACGGTGGGCAGCGTGGCGTTGATCTCGCTGCTCGCCTTCGAGGCGTTGGCCGTCGGGACCGCCATGCCGACGGTCACCCGCAGCCTCGACGGCCTGGCCCTCTACGCGCTGGCCTTCGGCGGGCCGTTCGCCTCCGGGGTGCTCGCCATGGTGCTCTCCGGCATCTGGTGCGACGCCCGGGGTCCGCGGCTGCCGATGTGGCACGGGTTCGTCTGGTTCGTCACCGGGTTGCTGCTCGCCGGCACCGCGCCGGCGATGGGCGTGCTGGTCGTCGGGCGGGTGGTGCAGGGCTTTGGCTCCGGGCTGCTCTCGGTCGCGCTCTACGTGATCGTCGGCCGGGTGTACCCCGAGTCGTTGCACCGGCGGATATTCGCTGTGTTCGCCGCCGCGTGGGTCGTACCGTCGCTGGTCGGACCGGCCCTGGCCGGGCTGGTGGTGGAACACCTCGGCTGGCGCTGGGTCTTCCTGGCGGTCCCGGCCGTGGCTGTTCCGGCGGTGCTGCTGGTCCACCCGGGGTTGCGGGCGGTGGGCGTGCCGGTCGGTTCCCGACCGCCCCGGGACGCGGGGGCCCGGATCGGCTGGGCCTGCGGGGCCGCGGCGAGCGCCGCACTGCTGCACTACGGGGGGCAGCAGCGCGGTCCGCTCGCCGTCGGTCTCGTGGTCGCCGCGCTGGTCGCGCTCGCCGGCTGTGCACCACGCCTGCTGCCGGCCGGTGTCCTGCGGGCCGGTCGAGGGCTGCCCACCGTGGTCGGGCTGCGCGGGCTGGCCTCGGCGGCGTTCGTCGGTGCGGAGGTGGTGATGCCGCTGTTGCTGTCCCGTGAGCGTGGGCTCTCGCCGACCGCCGCCGGGGTCGCCCTGACCGTCGGGGCGGTCTCCTGGTCAGTGGGCTCGTGGTTGCAGGGACGGCTGCCCGAACCGCCTTCCCGAGCGACCCTGCCGCGCGCCGGGCTCGTCTGCATCGCCGCCGGCATCGCGGGCTTCGCGCTCGCGGTGTGGCCGGCCGTCCCGGTGCCGGTCGCTCTCCTCGGCTGGAGCCTGGCCGGCCTCGGCATGGGGCTGGTCTACCCGTCGTTGTCGGTGCTCACCCTGGAGTTGTCCGATCCCGGTGAGCAGGGTCGCAACAGTTCCTCCCTGCAACTCGGCGATGCGCTCTGCGCCGCCGCCGTGCTGGCGCTGACCGGTGCGCTGCTCGCCGCCAGCTCGGGGCCGGATCCGGCGACCTACCTGGTCGCCCTGGTGGTCTCCGCAGGGTTGGCGCTGCTCGGCGCGCTGATCGCCGGACGGGTCGTGCCGGCCGCCGGCTGA
- a CDS encoding SufE family protein gives MPEMPSKLAEIVDEFAAAPRELVLEMLLEFADVIPPLPPGQVDREGMEQVPECQTAFFLRARVAPDRTVTTLFDCPPEAPTTRAFAGILAEGLAGASADQVLAVPDDLYQRMGLAQAISPLRVRGGTAILARLKRQVREQVS, from the coding sequence ATGCCCGAGATGCCGTCCAAGCTGGCCGAGATCGTCGATGAGTTCGCCGCTGCCCCACGCGAACTGGTGCTCGAGATGCTGTTGGAGTTCGCCGACGTCATTCCGCCGCTCCCGCCCGGGCAGGTCGACCGCGAGGGCATGGAACAGGTGCCGGAGTGCCAGACGGCGTTCTTCCTCCGCGCCCGGGTCGCCCCGGACCGGACGGTGACCACCCTCTTCGACTGCCCTCCGGAGGCCCCGACCACCCGGGCCTTCGCCGGCATCCTGGCCGAGGGACTGGCCGGCGCCAGCGCCGATCAGGTGCTCGCCGTACCCGACGACCTGTACCAGCGGATGGGTCTCGCCCAGGCGATCAGCCCGTTGCGGGTACGCGGCGGCACGGCGATCCTGGCCCGACTCAAGCGGCAGGTACGCGAGCAGGTCTCCTGA
- a CDS encoding DsbA family oxidoreductase, protein MEIEVYADVVCPWCYVGKRRLEQALAAYDGDVTLRYRPFQLDPSPVPEPRPLLDGLAAKFGGVEQARQMADHVAGVAAGVGLKLDFDRAVTANTFDAHRLIRFADARGRAAETIEGLFKAHFTDGVDIGSRSALASVAASVGLDAPEVRAFLDSDAGVAELQAELAEARSIGVTSVPTFVLAGRYAVSGAQEPETLLAALAEVERRESSDG, encoded by the coding sequence ATGGAGATCGAGGTCTACGCCGACGTGGTCTGTCCCTGGTGCTACGTCGGAAAGCGCCGGTTGGAGCAGGCGCTGGCGGCGTACGACGGTGACGTGACCCTCCGCTACCGGCCGTTCCAGCTCGACCCGAGCCCGGTGCCCGAGCCCCGTCCGCTGCTCGACGGGTTGGCCGCGAAGTTCGGCGGAGTGGAACAGGCCCGGCAGATGGCCGACCACGTCGCCGGGGTGGCCGCCGGTGTCGGACTGAAACTGGACTTCGACCGGGCGGTCACCGCGAACACGTTCGACGCGCACCGACTGATCCGGTTCGCCGACGCGCGGGGCCGGGCCGCCGAGACGATCGAGGGTCTCTTCAAGGCCCACTTCACCGACGGCGTCGACATCGGCTCACGCTCCGCTCTCGCCTCGGTGGCCGCCAGCGTCGGCCTGGACGCCCCCGAAGTCCGCGCCTTCCTCGACTCGGACGCCGGGGTCGCCGAACTTCAGGCGGAACTGGCCGAGGCCCGGAGTATCGGGGTGACCAGCGTGCCGACCTTCGTCCTGGCCGGCAGGTACGCGGTCAGCGGCGCCCAGGAGCCGGAGACACTCCTCGCCGCCCTGGCCGAAGTGGAGCGCCGCGAGTCGTCGGACGGTTGA
- a CDS encoding proline--tRNA ligase translates to MMLRMSTLLLRTLREDPADAEVPSHRLLLRAGYVRRAAPGGYTWLPLGKLVLDRVTEVVRSEMTAIGGQEVQFPALLPAEPYQTSGRWTEYGDDIFTLADRRGAPHLLGPTHEELAALLVKDLFTSYRDLPVTLFQVQTKFRDEARPRAGLLRGREFLMKDAYSFDLDGAGLAEAYARHRAAYQRIFDRLGLEYTVVTAMSGAMGGSVSEEFLATTEVGEDTYVACTACDYAANTEAVTTPAPPAGAPDAHPAATVHDTPDTPTIASLVELANARRLGGRDDWTAGDTLKNVVLAVRRPGAEETEPLVVGVPGDREVDLKRVGTALHPATVTVFDGFADRPELVRGYIGPQVMAKLGIRYLVDPRVVPGTAWLTGANEPGRHAVDVVCGRDFAPDGTIEAADVRPGDPCPACPDGQLTMRRGIEIGHVFQLGRRFTDAFTVDVLGPAGKPVRPLMGCYGIGISRLVATIAEQHHDDRGLCWPAVVAPCDVHLVAAGKGPQLDAALDLGARLAAAGLRVLVDDRTHVSAGVKFTDAELIGIPRTVVVGRRHADGYVELRDRARGDRTELPVVELTSALTGLSAVPSDLV, encoded by the coding sequence ATGATGCTGAGGATGTCGACGCTGCTGCTGCGGACCCTTCGGGAGGACCCGGCGGACGCGGAGGTGCCGAGCCACCGGCTGCTGCTGCGCGCCGGGTACGTCCGCCGGGCCGCTCCGGGCGGCTACACCTGGCTGCCGCTGGGCAAGCTCGTGCTGGACCGGGTCACCGAGGTCGTCCGGTCGGAGATGACGGCGATCGGTGGTCAGGAGGTGCAATTCCCGGCGCTGCTGCCGGCCGAGCCGTACCAGACCAGCGGACGGTGGACGGAGTACGGCGACGACATCTTCACCCTGGCCGACCGGCGCGGCGCACCGCACCTGCTCGGCCCGACCCACGAGGAACTTGCCGCGCTGCTGGTCAAGGACCTGTTCACCTCGTACCGGGACCTTCCGGTGACGCTCTTCCAGGTCCAGACCAAGTTCCGGGACGAGGCCCGCCCCCGGGCCGGCCTGCTGCGCGGGCGCGAGTTCCTGATGAAGGACGCCTACTCGTTCGACCTGGACGGGGCGGGACTGGCCGAGGCGTACGCCCGGCACCGCGCCGCGTACCAGCGCATCTTCGACCGCCTGGGGCTGGAGTACACGGTGGTCACCGCGATGTCCGGGGCGATGGGCGGCTCGGTCTCCGAGGAGTTCCTCGCCACCACCGAGGTCGGCGAGGACACCTACGTCGCCTGCACCGCCTGCGACTACGCCGCCAACACCGAGGCGGTGACCACGCCCGCCCCGCCGGCCGGCGCCCCGGACGCGCACCCGGCCGCCACCGTGCACGACACCCCGGACACCCCCACCATCGCCTCGCTGGTCGAACTGGCCAACGCCCGCCGCCTCGGCGGCCGGGACGACTGGACCGCAGGCGACACGTTGAAGAACGTCGTGCTCGCCGTCCGCCGGCCGGGTGCGGAGGAGACGGAACCGCTGGTCGTCGGGGTGCCCGGCGACCGGGAGGTGGACCTGAAGCGGGTCGGCACGGCGCTGCACCCGGCTACGGTCACCGTCTTCGACGGCTTCGCCGACCGGCCGGAGCTGGTCCGCGGCTACATCGGTCCGCAGGTCATGGCGAAGCTCGGCATCCGTTACCTGGTCGACCCCCGGGTGGTGCCCGGCACCGCCTGGCTGACCGGGGCCAACGAGCCGGGTCGGCACGCGGTCGACGTCGTCTGTGGACGCGACTTCGCCCCCGACGGCACGATCGAGGCGGCCGACGTACGCCCCGGCGATCCCTGCCCGGCCTGCCCGGACGGGCAACTGACCATGCGCCGGGGCATCGAGATCGGGCACGTCTTCCAGCTCGGCCGCCGGTTCACCGACGCGTTCACGGTGGACGTGCTCGGTCCGGCCGGCAAGCCGGTCCGGCCGCTGATGGGTTGCTACGGCATCGGCATCTCCCGGCTGGTCGCCACGATCGCCGAGCAGCACCACGACGATCGGGGGCTGTGCTGGCCGGCGGTGGTCGCGCCGTGCGATGTACACCTGGTGGCGGCGGGGAAGGGGCCGCAGCTCGACGCGGCGCTCGACCTCGGCGCACGCCTCGCCGCCGCCGGCCTGCGGGTGCTGGTCGACGACCGCACGCACGTCTCGGCCGGGGTGAAGTTCACCGACGCCGAGCTGATCGGCATCCCCCGCACCGTCGTGGTCGGTCGCCGTCACGCCGACGGGTACGTGGAGTTGCGCGACCGCGCCCGTGGCGACCGTACGGAGCTGCCGGTCGTCGAGCTGACCAGTGCGCTCACCGGACTTTCGGCAGTGCCGTCCGACCTGGTGTAG
- a CDS encoding CBS domain-containing protein codes for MSGYRVSDVMTRQVVYLSTETPLDEAARVMKEADIGDVVVTDGATLAGMLTDRDIVVRAVAERSDPATTTIGSIVTREVVMIDQHCSTAEAAALMRERGVRRILVCDADRKLVGIVSLGDLATQLDPNSALGEISEKAPTA; via the coding sequence ATGTCCGGTTACCGGGTCAGTGACGTGATGACCCGACAGGTGGTCTACCTGTCGACGGAGACACCCCTGGACGAGGCGGCCAGGGTGATGAAGGAGGCGGACATCGGCGACGTGGTCGTCACCGACGGCGCCACCCTCGCCGGCATGCTCACCGACCGGGACATCGTGGTCCGGGCGGTGGCCGAACGCAGCGACCCGGCGACCACCACGATCGGCTCGATCGTCACCCGTGAGGTGGTGATGATCGACCAGCACTGTTCGACGGCCGAGGCGGCGGCCCTGATGCGCGAGCGTGGCGTCCGGCGGATTCTGGTCTGCGACGCCGACCGCAAACTGGTCGGGATCGTCTCCCTCGGTGATCTGGCGACACAGTTGGATCCGAACTCGGCCCTCGGCGAGATCAGCGAGAAGGCACCGACGGCGTGA
- a CDS encoding CBS domain-containing protein: MPTARDLMTSDVSCVREQDDLKFAARRMAELGVGSLAICGADNRLKVGDLIEAISERG, from the coding sequence ATGCCGACCGCACGTGATCTCATGACCAGCGACGTCAGCTGCGTCCGTGAGCAGGATGATCTCAAGTTCGCCGCGCGCAGGATGGCCGAGCTGGGGGTCGGCTCGTTGGCGATCTGCGGCGCGGACAACCGCCTGAAGGTGGGTGACCTGATCGAGGCCATCTCCGAGCGCGGCTGA
- a CDS encoding cation-translocating P-type ATPase, with protein sequence MIPLGRIAGRIVPSAVPRLVGDASRGAGAAAVHLARSAGLTRRRVWSRPGRHHIEVHGVCQDGGDRLARQVEKALEKLPGVGWARVNAPSGRVVVAVETPEPRLRDLVRTIERVERRCDHEPDPDIPPPHPPEEGPQTPRTLGALASDVLGLTLSAATRILPFTPLPGEVAGLLGAIDLHPKLHALADRGLRADPRADLLFPLAEAVTQGLSGGWTGLVLDGTQRIVQWGEARAQQSAWKRAEPQLTGDPDRAVARAPTHGRPRAKPDGPVERYINRILLTGAASGAAALPAVGAKRAAALALATLPKAPGSGREGYAAQLGRILARRGVIAMDRGVLRELDRIDTLVLDAAVLGSDRGSLVDLAPLADADTEEITARAFALFDPDAPRRRREAEGWRLAPLDRLDARDPGDTAASRRLRDGGGLLLGLAEGETLTAVLRVEPEPAPGADALSVAARQAGLRLVVAGDTDQRYGFTDAVLPGGPRVAETVRALQLDGAVVMLVSADRAALGVSDCGLGVGGPDDPPPWGAHLLVGTDLRTCALVVEATGVARRMSRQNIRLAEAGAGLGALAAFTADRERLPGQALSAVNGAAALAFAHGVWRARRLPDRTDTPTPPVTAWHLMPVDVVLSRLGTTPDGLGATEVAERRRRGTGGGADDGSLLRALLDELANPLTPVLAAGAALSAAFGSVVDAALVGGVVGGSALIGAVHQRNTERSLAKLLSRTAVTARVRRDGTEDVVAADDLVVGDVVLLEPGDAVPADCRVLESVGLEADESSLTGESLPVTKTDRPVVAAAVADRRSMLYEGSTVAAGYGTAVVVATGADTEAGRSLALARQAPPAGGVEARLGRLTRAALPLAAASALSVAGAGLLRGVPLAETAATAANLAVASVPEGLPFLVSAAQLAAARRLAEHGALVRNPRTIEALGRVDVLCFDKTGTLTEGHLRLAGVGDGDRYAPTDRLDGSRSLRITLAAALRATPDATDPTELPEQTDRAIRTGARTVDGITERIGAGGWRSVGGLPFEPSRGYHATLGETDDGLLLSVKGAPERVLPRCTGRRDADGGERPLDDQGRDRLHEVLAERAGAGHRVLAVAERRVTGREVTDDEVGDLVFVGYLTLADGVRESAAPAVRRIRQAGVHTIMITGDHPATAEAIASIISTDSDQRVVTATELDQLDDEALADRLARTDVVARCTPTHKVRIIQALQKCGRVVAMTGDGANDAPAIRLADVGIALGQRGTPAAKAAADLVVTDDRLETIIATLVEGRAMWSSARHALSILVGGNLGEIAFSVLTAAATGRSALTGRQLLLVNLLTDLVPAMAIAIRPPGAHHGDHLLREGPDTSLGETLTREIGLRAAATTLGATAGWTLARWTGSQRRAGTVALASLVGTQLGQTVLAGGTSPAVLASTVASVGALVAVVQTPGVSQFFGCTPLGPVGWTIATGSALGATLGNGALSSLVDRLPRPPS encoded by the coding sequence ATGATCCCGCTGGGCAGGATCGCCGGCCGGATCGTCCCGTCCGCCGTGCCACGGCTCGTGGGCGACGCCTCCCGTGGTGCGGGCGCGGCGGCCGTACACCTGGCCCGGAGCGCCGGGCTCACCCGTCGGCGGGTCTGGTCCCGGCCCGGACGGCACCACATCGAGGTGCACGGAGTCTGCCAGGACGGCGGCGACCGTCTGGCCCGCCAGGTCGAGAAGGCCCTGGAGAAGCTCCCCGGGGTGGGCTGGGCCCGGGTCAACGCGCCGTCCGGCCGGGTGGTGGTGGCCGTCGAGACGCCCGAACCCCGCCTCCGTGACCTGGTCCGGACGATCGAGCGGGTGGAGCGCCGCTGCGACCACGAACCCGACCCGGACATCCCGCCGCCGCACCCGCCCGAGGAGGGCCCGCAGACCCCGCGCACGCTCGGCGCGCTCGCCTCCGACGTCCTCGGGCTGACCCTCTCCGCCGCCACCCGGATCCTGCCGTTCACCCCGCTGCCGGGGGAGGTCGCCGGGCTCCTCGGCGCGATCGACCTGCACCCCAAACTGCACGCACTGGCCGACCGGGGGCTCCGCGCGGATCCCCGGGCCGACCTGCTCTTCCCGCTCGCCGAGGCGGTGACGCAGGGACTCTCCGGTGGCTGGACCGGCCTGGTGCTCGACGGCACGCAGCGGATCGTGCAGTGGGGTGAGGCCCGCGCCCAGCAGAGCGCCTGGAAGCGTGCCGAGCCGCAGCTCACCGGCGACCCGGACCGCGCCGTGGCCCGCGCGCCCACGCACGGCCGCCCACGCGCCAAGCCCGACGGGCCGGTCGAGCGGTACATCAACCGGATCCTCCTCACCGGCGCGGCGTCCGGCGCGGCGGCCCTGCCGGCGGTGGGGGCGAAGCGGGCCGCCGCACTCGCCCTCGCCACGCTGCCGAAGGCCCCCGGGTCCGGCCGTGAGGGGTACGCCGCCCAGCTGGGCCGGATCCTGGCCCGCCGGGGTGTCATCGCGATGGATCGCGGGGTGCTGCGGGAACTCGACCGGATCGACACGCTCGTCCTGGACGCGGCCGTGCTCGGCTCCGACCGGGGGTCGCTGGTCGACCTGGCTCCGCTGGCCGACGCGGACACGGAGGAGATCACCGCCCGCGCCTTCGCCCTCTTCGACCCCGACGCGCCGCGACGGCGACGGGAGGCGGAGGGCTGGCGACTCGCCCCGCTGGACCGGCTCGACGCACGCGATCCGGGGGACACCGCGGCCAGCCGGCGGCTCCGGGACGGCGGTGGCCTGCTGCTCGGGCTGGCCGAGGGGGAGACCCTGACGGCGGTGCTGCGGGTCGAGCCCGAGCCGGCGCCGGGCGCGGACGCGCTGTCGGTCGCCGCCCGGCAGGCCGGCCTGCGGCTGGTGGTGGCCGGCGACACCGACCAGCGGTACGGATTCACCGACGCCGTCCTCCCCGGCGGCCCCCGGGTCGCCGAGACGGTACGGGCCCTTCAACTCGACGGCGCGGTGGTGATGCTGGTCTCCGCCGACCGGGCGGCCCTCGGTGTCTCCGACTGCGGACTCGGCGTCGGCGGACCCGACGACCCGCCCCCGTGGGGCGCGCACCTGCTCGTCGGCACCGACCTGCGCACCTGTGCGCTGGTGGTCGAGGCGACCGGCGTGGCCCGCCGGATGAGCCGGCAGAACATCCGCCTCGCCGAGGCGGGTGCCGGGCTGGGAGCACTGGCGGCGTTCACCGCCGATCGGGAGCGCCTTCCCGGCCAGGCCCTCTCCGCCGTGAACGGTGCTGCGGCGCTGGCCTTCGCGCACGGGGTCTGGCGGGCCCGTCGACTACCCGACCGGACCGACACCCCGACCCCGCCCGTCACGGCCTGGCACCTGATGCCGGTCGACGTGGTCCTCAGCCGCCTCGGCACCACCCCGGACGGGCTCGGTGCGACCGAGGTGGCCGAGCGGCGGCGCCGGGGCACCGGCGGCGGCGCCGACGACGGCAGCCTGCTCCGGGCCCTGCTCGACGAACTCGCCAACCCACTCACCCCGGTCCTCGCCGCCGGGGCGGCCCTCTCCGCCGCGTTCGGCTCGGTCGTCGACGCCGCCCTGGTCGGCGGGGTGGTCGGCGGCTCGGCTCTGATCGGGGCGGTTCACCAACGCAACACCGAACGGTCCCTGGCGAAGCTGCTCTCCCGCACGGCGGTGACCGCGCGGGTCCGGCGCGACGGCACCGAAGACGTGGTGGCCGCCGACGACCTGGTGGTCGGCGACGTGGTCCTGCTCGAACCGGGGGACGCGGTACCCGCCGACTGCCGGGTGCTGGAGTCGGTGGGGCTGGAGGCCGATGAGTCGTCGCTGACCGGTGAGTCGCTGCCGGTGACCAAGACCGACCGACCGGTGGTGGCCGCCGCCGTCGCCGACCGGCGCTCCATGCTCTACGAGGGCAGCACGGTCGCCGCCGGGTACGGCACCGCCGTGGTGGTCGCCACCGGGGCCGACACCGAGGCGGGACGGAGCCTGGCCCTGGCCCGCCAGGCACCACCGGCCGGCGGGGTGGAGGCCCGGCTCGGCAGGTTGACCCGGGCAGCGCTTCCGCTGGCCGCAGCCTCGGCGCTCTCGGTGGCCGGGGCGGGGTTGCTGCGGGGCGTACCGCTTGCGGAAACGGCGGCGACCGCCGCGAACCTGGCCGTCGCCTCGGTGCCGGAGGGGCTGCCCTTCCTGGTCAGTGCCGCGCAGCTCGCGGCGGCCCGGCGGCTCGCCGAGCACGGCGCGCTGGTCCGCAACCCCCGCACCATCGAGGCGCTGGGCCGGGTGGACGTGCTCTGCTTCGACAAGACCGGCACGCTGACCGAGGGACACCTCCGCCTCGCCGGTGTCGGCGACGGTGACCGGTACGCCCCCACGGACCGGCTGGACGGATCGCGTTCCCTCCGGATCACCCTCGCGGCGGCGCTGCGGGCCACCCCGGACGCGACCGACCCGACGGAACTGCCGGAGCAGACCGACCGGGCGATCCGCACCGGCGCCCGGACCGTCGACGGGATCACCGAGCGGATCGGGGCCGGCGGCTGGCGATCCGTCGGTGGGCTGCCGTTCGAGCCGTCCCGGGGCTACCACGCCACGCTGGGCGAGACCGACGACGGGCTGCTGCTCAGCGTGAAGGGCGCTCCGGAGCGGGTGCTGCCCCGCTGCACCGGCCGCCGGGACGCCGACGGCGGCGAGCGGCCCCTGGACGACCAGGGCCGGGACCGGCTGCACGAGGTCCTGGCCGAGCGGGCCGGGGCCGGGCACCGCGTGCTGGCCGTCGCCGAGCGGCGGGTGACCGGCCGGGAGGTCACCGACGACGAGGTAGGCGACCTGGTGTTCGTGGGCTACCTGACGCTCGCCGACGGGGTGCGGGAGAGTGCCGCGCCGGCGGTCCGTCGGATCCGGCAGGCCGGCGTGCACACCATCATGATCACCGGCGACCACCCGGCGACCGCCGAGGCGATCGCCTCGATCATCAGCACCGACAGCGACCAGCGGGTGGTCACCGCCACCGAGCTGGACCAGCTCGACGACGAGGCGCTCGCCGACCGCCTCGCCCGCACCGACGTGGTCGCCCGCTGCACCCCGACCCACAAGGTACGGATCATCCAGGCGCTCCAGAAGTGCGGCCGGGTCGTCGCGATGACCGGGGACGGCGCCAACGACGCACCGGCGATCCGGCTGGCCGACGTCGGGATCGCCCTCGGCCAACGGGGCACCCCGGCCGCCAAGGCCGCCGCCGACCTGGTGGTCACCGACGACCGGCTGGAGACCATCATCGCCACCCTGGTCGAGGGACGCGCCATGTGGTCCTCGGCCCGCCACGCGCTGAGCATCCTGGTCGGCGGCAACCTCGGGGAGATCGCGTTCAGCGTGCTCACCGCCGCCGCGACCGGCCGCTCCGCGCTCACCGGGCGGCAACTGCTCCTGGTCAACCTCCTCACCGACCTGGTGCCGGCGATGGCCATCGCGATCCGGCCGCCCGGCGCGCACCACGGCGACCACCTGCTGCGCGAGGGCCCGGACACGTCCCTCGGGGAGACCCTGACCAGGGAGATCGGATTGCGGGCCGCCGCCACCACCCTCGGCGCGACCGCCGGATGGACGCTCGCCCGCTGGACGGGCAGCCAACGGCGGGCCGGCACCGTGGCCCTCGCCTCCCTGGTCGGCACGCAGCTCGGGCAGACCGTGCTCGCCGGAGGCACCAGCCCGGCGGTGCTCGCCTCCACCGTCGCCTCGGTCGGCGCGCTGGTGGCGGTGGTGCAGACCCCCGGGGTCAGCCAGTTCTTCGGCTGCACGCCGCTCGGACCGGTCGGCTGGACCATCGCCACCGGCTCCGCGCTCGGCGCCACCCTGGGCAACGGCGCGCTCAGCAGTCTGGTGGACCGGCTGCCCCGACCACCGTCCTGA